The Pyrus communis chromosome 9, drPyrComm1.1, whole genome shotgun sequence genome has a segment encoding these proteins:
- the LOC137744382 gene encoding uncharacterized protein, translated as MAQVFTMNAQLLRYRQQQRRQREIASLEQRTFVRLHVRREEINRITRLSDTNCLWELRMDRNAFAVLCDLLQTRGGLVDDGHVTIEEQVATFVNILAHHNKNRSMQVRFIRSSETISRYVRRVLRALLSLQEVLFAKPTPIPEDCTKSRWKCFKGCLGALDGTYIGVTVPDVDRPRYRTRKGHISTNRCFGLLKRRWAILRSPSHYPIKIQGRMITACSLLYNFIRIYMAVDPEENARLAFDELPIGEDLPEVLAYIETVESSQIWTQWRDDLAREIYDEWRGMRA; from the exons atggcacaagtTTTTACTATGAATGCACAATTGTTGAGGTATAGACAACAACAAAGGAGACAACGCGAAATAGCTAGTTTAGAGCAGAGGACATTTGTTAGACTTCATGTTAGGAGAGAGGAAATAAATCGTATCACGCGATTGAGTGATACTAACTGTTTGTGGGAGCTACGAATGGATAGGAATGCATTTGCAGTTTTATGTGATTTACTACAAACTCGTGGTGGATTGGTAGATGATGGTCATGTTACAATAGAGGAGCAAGTAGCTACTTTTGTTAACATATTAGCCCACCACAATAAAAATAGGTCAATGCAAGTTAGATTCATTAGGTCTAGTGAAACTATCAGTCGGTATGTCCGTAGAGTATTGCGTGCGTTGCTCAGTTTGCAAGAAGTGTTGTTTGCAAAACCAACCCCTATCCCAGAGGATTGCACGAAATCGAGATGGAAATGCTTCAAG GGTTGCTTAGGAGCGCTAGATGGAACATACATAGGGGTCACTGTGCCTGATGTTGATAGACCAAGATATAGAACAAGGAAGGGTCATATATCAACTAAT AGATGTTTTGGCCTCCTCAAACGACGTTGGGCTATCTTACGAAGTCCTTCCCACTATCCAATCAAGATTCAGGGACGAATGATCACCGCATGTAGTTTACTTTATAATTTTATCAGAATATATATGGCAGTTGATCCTGAGGAAAATGCAAGGCTTGCATTTGATGAATTACCTATAGGGGAAGATTTACCAGAAGTATTAGCCTACATTGAAACCGTTGAGTCAAGCCAGATATGGACTCAATGGAGGGATGATCTTGCAAGAGAAATTTATGATGAGTGGAGAGGAATGAGGGCTTGA
- the LOC137744383 gene encoding uncharacterized protein — protein sequence MASLIDYMATSRNWIDHEEDVLLTILEEMVADGVRCETGSFKADTFVTVASKMREQIPGINIEPKHIQNKLKRLKEKYSSAYDMMNTSGFGWDDEKKCVIVDSDEILQEWVKKHPNASCKPNKPFPLYPRLCTVFGRDQATGSMAESAADAIENMGLESEDCETSEMPPLSPTPCPFVATSSASQPVRKRKMSRNDGDANIVSVISEGWNKAVTEMKKLGESFTFREAKARLPSEL from the exons ATGGCTTCTTTGATAGATTATATGGCCACCTCACGTAATTGGATTGATCATGAGGAGGATGTACTACTTACCATCCTCGAGGAGATGGTTGCTGATGGTGTTAGGTGTGAGACCGGCAGTTTTAAGGCTGATACTTTTGTAACGGTTGCCTCCAAGATGAGGGAACAGATTCCTGGCATTAATATAGAGCCGAAACATatacaaaacaaattgaagcGTCTGAAAGAAAAGTATTCGTCTGCATATGACATGATGAATACATCTGGATTTGGTTGGGATGATGAGAAAAAATGTGTTATTGTGGATAGTGACGAAATACTACAGGAGTGGGtgaag AAACATCCTAATGCATCTTGCAAACCAAATAAGCCATTCCCGTTGTATCCACGGTTATGTACGGTGTTTGGGAGAGACCAAGCCACGGGTAGTATGGCTGAATCAGCAGCAGATGCAATCGAAAATATGGGTTTGGAAAGTGAGGATTGTGAGACTTCCGAGATGCCTCCACTTTCACCCACCCCATGTCCTTTTGTTGCTACATCTAGTGCTTCTCAACCTGttaggaagaggaagatgagtAGGAATGATGGTGATGCAAATATTGTATCTGTTATCAGTGAAGGTTGGAATAAAGCTGTTACTGAAATGAAGAAATTAggtgaaagttttacttttagaGAAGCAAAAGCTAGACTACCTTCTGAGCTTTAG